The following proteins are co-located in the Verrucomicrobiia bacterium genome:
- a CDS encoding M15 family metallopeptidase — protein MDASAGAKRFAEIMSFYTEIIQHDPRFHSNDSIRDLNLLEPITRRAVENIIADAAVANITLMVTETFRSKERQVVLFNQGASHLKDVGVHHYGLACDFAKVIDGKPSWAGDWGFLRDLAKKHGLISGLDWGQPYAKHSFVDPDHVQRIMIWEQARLFSGDWYPADPSIEIAV, from the coding sequence GTGGACGCCAGCGCAGGGGCGAAACGTTTCGCGGAAATTATGAGCTTCTATACCGAGATAATCCAGCACGATCCACGGTTCCACTCGAACGATAGTATCCGCGACTTGAATCTCCTAGAGCCGATAACCCGCCGTGCGGTGGAGAACATCATTGCAGATGCCGCTGTAGCAAATATCACGCTCATGGTCACGGAGACGTTTCGATCAAAGGAACGGCAGGTGGTTCTCTTCAATCAAGGGGCGTCGCATCTGAAGGATGTCGGGGTTCACCATTACGGACTGGCGTGCGATTTCGCCAAGGTCATTGACGGCAAGCCGTCATGGGCTGGCGATTGGGGTTTTCTGCGCGATCTAGCTAAAAAGCACGGCCTAATAAGCGGGCTCGACTGGGGGCAGCCATACGCGAAGCATTCCTTTGTGGACCCGGATCATGTACAGAGGATCATGATTTGGGAGCAGGCACGTTTGTTCAGCGGAGACTGGTACCCGGCTGATCCAAGCATAGAAATAGCGGTATGA
- a CDS encoding DUF3309 family protein, producing the protein MWLILLIVLILLLIGGLPTWPHSQGWGYGPSGVVGLILVIILILLLLGKL; encoded by the coding sequence ATGTGGCTTATCTTGTTGATCGTTCTCATCCTGCTGCTGATCGGCGGATTACCGACGTGGCCCCACTCGCAAGGCTGGGGCTACGGGCCATCCGGCGTAGTGGGCCTGATTCTGGTCATCATCCTGATCTTGCTGCTGCTCGGAAAATTGTAA